From the genome of Stigmatopora nigra isolate UIUO_SnigA chromosome 2, RoL_Snig_1.1, whole genome shotgun sequence:
GTTCCGTTTCCTGTTTCGAACCGGGAGGTTCTTTTCCACGAACACCCGTCACACCATCGTACAGTCTCCAAAACATTCAGGTAATTACACACTAAATGCACTTTAAACATGACTATACGCGTGTGTCTTATAAactaatatttcctgaatacATATTTATCTCCGTCATCCTTGAACAAGAGTTTATTTGTTCCAAATACTCCTGGTTTTGTTGgctagttagcattagctgtcACCTGCTTATGGTTTGCTAATTTTctatttagttttgttttccaGGTTTGACAGCCGTATGTTCGGGTGTATTTTGCTCAATAAAGCGTAGACGTGTTGTAAAATTTGTTTAAGAGTAATCGTTTGTGTGTTTTAGAGGCGGTTCGGTGTCGTCATTATGGAGTTCGCCGAGCTAATTAAGACCCCGCGGGTGGACGGAGTTGTTCTTCACCGTCCTTTTTTGCCCAAAGTTGAGGGAACTTTGTGTTTAACCGGCCACCACCTCATTCTATCATCAAGGCAGGACAACACGGAGGAATTGTGGCTTCTTCATTCAAACATTGACTCTATAGAAAAGAGGTAAAACCGTCGAAAGTAGAAATTTCTCGAAGCACATTATCTTCCCGCCCAATTTGATCTTAGAAGATGCCGACAAATCGTgacgtcacatttttttccattacagtGAGCTCTGCTCCGCGAAAACAAATTCGACACACTATGAGCTAACTTGTTTTGAATGTGTCTTTCAGGTTTGTGGGCTCTATTGGCAGGGTTATAGTTAAATGCAAAGACCTGAGAGTAATTCAGCTGGACATTCCTGGTATGGAGGAATGTATCAACATTGCTAGCTCAACTGAGGTACAGAAATACACAATTTTAATCAAGAAAAAGTCCCATTTTATAACTGTTTCTTGCTCTCTAGGCTCTCTCGACACTTGATTCCGTCTCCCTGATGTACCCTTTCTTCTACCGACCCATGTTTGAGGTCGTCCATGATGGTTGGACTTGTTTTCGTCCTCAAGATGCCTTCAAAGACCTGGAGTCCATGGTGGGAAAGTTTTCATGAGAGCTTTTGTTTGGCTTGAGAATGATTAGATaacaatgcttttatttttgttccttCCTCTCACAGACAGACGAATGGCGATTGAGCGAAGTCAACAAAGATTTCAGCGTGTGTCCTTCCTACCCTCCGCTAGTAGCGGTACCAAAGACTCTGGACGACGACGCGCTAAAGGCGGCGGCGACATTTCGCCACGGCGGCCGCTTCCCCGTGCTGAGCTACTACCACAAGAAGAACGGAATGGTTAGCCTCCCGGCGCATAGACGCCACACAGTGCAAAATGCTAATTATTTTCATCCCAGGTGATGATGCGAGCGTCTCAACCTCTCACCGGCACCAACGGGCGGCGCTGCAAGGAAGACGAGAAGCTCATCAACGCCACTTTGAGGCCGGGAAAGCGCGGCTACATCATTGACACGCGTGCCATTAGCGTAGCTCAGCAGGCTAAAGCTAAAGGAGGAGGTTTTGAGTCTGAGGCTAACTATCCACAGTGGAGACGGATTCACAAAGCTATTGAAAGGTAAAAGTCCAaactagttatttttttcagctccTGACAAAACAAATTGTCGCTCAATTAGGTTTGGGGTGCTGCAGGAGAGTCTGATTAAACTGGTGGAGGCGTGTAACGACCAGTCACACAACATGGACCGCTGGCTCAGCAAGCTGGAGGCCTCCAATTGGCTGGCGCACGTCAAGGAAATCCTGACCACTGCCTGCCTGGCAGCGCAATGCATCGACAGGTTGGAATTTTATGTTAATGGATAATAACTGGTTATATTTTGCTATGTGCTAGCTAACATTTTGATTCGCGTTGATGTCTCGCAGGGAGGGCGCGTCTGTGCTGGTGCACGGAGCAGAAGGCACGGACTCCACCCTCCAAATCACCTCCTTGGCGCAGATTATCTTGGATCCGGGCTGCAGGACCATCCGAGGCTTCCAGGGCCTGGTGGAGCGCGAGTGGCTCCAAGTGAGATGTTCCGCCGCCATTTTGTCAGGACAccaaaatgtgaattttcccccttttttccatAGGCGGGTCACCCGTTCCGGCAGCGTTGCGCCCAGTCGGCCTACTCCAGCAGTAAACCTCGCCAGGAGGCTCCCGTCTTCCTGCTGTTCCTGGACTGCGTGTGGCAGATCCTGCGTCAGTTCCCGTGTTCGTTCGAGTTTGGCGAGGCCTTCCTGGTGCTGCTTTTTGAGCACGCCTACGCTTCCCAGTTTGGCACTTTTCTGGGCAACGGTGCGGCCGAAAGGTAAGGAAAGTCTGGAAAAACGCTGCgtcataaataattaaataattttgataaaatcattttaattttgggATAGTTGGCAACAACGTGTTCACTCTTGTTAGCACACTTGACTTGCTAATGTCATGTTAATAACTCCTTTAAATATGCTTTGTTTGTCCTCAGTCAAATTTCTGCAAAGGCAATCCGCGGTCAACAAATATTTGTTCCTCCCCAGGGCTAAACTGTCCGTTTCGGAGAAGACGGTCTCCCTGTGGTCGTGGGTGAATCGTCCCGAGGAAGTGGAGCGCTTGACCAACCCGCTTTACGAGGCCAACGGGCTGGTCATTTGGCCCTCGGTGGCCCCTCAGAGCCTTCTGCTTTGGGAGGGTAAGCCTTCTCGCCCAACTTGAATTCCACTTTTACATACACGCCAGGTGCAAGTTTATTGCGCGTCGTCACAAATTAGCATTTGTGGAATGCTAAAGACTTTTGGAGGTCAGTCAGTTCAACGGTAACGGGCCCAAACTTGAACTCCCTGCAGGCTttctgtggagaaaaaaaaactgcctaaAATGTGTTATATTTTCCACAGGGCGTCAGTATTGTCCTCTTGAAGTCCTATTATTATGGGATGCAGGCAATTCCGGTGAAATTtgttaaaatcaacaaaatgctGTGTCATAGCTAGCTTATACCgttagcattttatttattaaacaataGCAAAATAGGATATTTACTGTCTTTTTGTAATttagtgtaaaaatatgaatacttaATGATAACAATTTAATGGTATTCAATAAATttgaatcgtttttttttcatgtgtttaaaaaaataataataataattgaacatGAGTTGGTAGCAATTTTATGGTCTAATTATGACCCAGAAATCCCAGATGCGTCTCTTATCGAGGATATGTACATAAAGtactatttagaaaaaaaaacttttcatcacgtgacagaaaaaaagctcaaggcGACGCATGTGACCTCGCGGCTCGTGTAACCGAACCCTCGCGTCGCTTTTGGCGCTTTTCACATGCTGCGCATTGCTAGCGTTGTGCTATCTTGCGCATTAGCCCGGCGGGGGGTTTGGCATCAGCACGTGCGCAGTTAAGTTGTTCTCGTGTTCCGTAAGCTCACAATGTTCCCCTTTGCGCAACGTctagtttttaatgaatttattgCAATTTATTGCTTCATTGTTCTCATTACGAGGAAGTAGGCCACCACAACAAAGATCtgataaagtcaataaaagccaaaaaaatcatttgaattgtTGAGGGCATCATTTCACACAAATTTTCCACATGCTAATTAAATTTTTTAGGGGTATGTAAAAGTCACCAGCACTTTTTGTTGAATATTAACCTCTGCCTTTGTTATTTTCAGGCGTGTTCCTTCGCTGGAATCGCTCGTCCAAGTGCTTGGACGAAGCCTACGAAGAAATGGTGCACGTCATCGAGTACAACAAGGAGCTCCAAAACCGAGTCAACCTCCTGCGCCGACAGCTAGCCCAACTGGAGACCCAAGACCCGCTCCTACAAACGCCCTAGAAGCAGGTAGAACCCGGCCGGAGGTCGCTCGGTCCTAAGTCAATCAACCACTTTAGCATTTCTATTTGTTTCTTCCTTTATTTGTTTACATCTCTCGCAGCTAGCTTTACTCGTAGCCGTACATCGTGCCACGTCGGGACATCGTTTTGTACATACCGTAATGTGCCGCGCGGTAGCCGTGGCAACCAAGCGAGCGCTAGCTGTAAGTGGGGGCCAAATTAGCATAACAAGCGTTGGCGGGGTCAGCACTTAGCGTTCCGTATTCGATTTAAGAGTCGTGGAGCGGACTGGATTGGACGGCTTGGTTGCCGTGGTTACACAATGTCTTCGcagtatgcttttttttaattatggtgAAGAAAAATTGCACTTTGAGTGATTTTGTTTGCATCGCAAATGGGTTAGCAGGTTTATATGATAGTGTgatgccttgagataagagttcaTTAAGCCTCGTGTCTTATACAAATGCCACATTTTGTGGCTTTTAACAACAACAGAAATGATAACATATTTATTGTTGATTGGGTGAAATCACAAGAATTTTCACAACTCAAAACTTTAAGTGCTAATTGTTAGCTGGTCAATGGTGTTTGCCATTATTTCTTAGCTTTAAGCTAACGTGTTATCCTCTCTTTTCATGCGTTCATCTCCTGAAAAGCTCAAAATCTCTTAAGTCGAATTACTCCTATTTTAAGGCACCACTGCACGACACTATAGCATTATTACAGATTGTTTATCGACCAATTCATGCACAAATAAGGGAAATACGTGTCTAACTGATACATTCCCTCACCTTTTATGTTGTAAGGAGAAACTAGGCTAAGTTATTTAAGAAATacgtttatatttgtttttgttatatcaATGCAAACTTTATATTCAAATGACGCGTTTAGAATTCTCTTGCGCATGTTTTTTGccaaaattgatttattttgcgCTTTTAATGAAACTGGAATCATTCTGATTGTCACAGTCAATAAAAGTCAAACATTGTGAGTCAGTTTGACTGTTTTAGTTTTCTTTCCGTGAATAttaaaagtctacacacccttGTTAAGTAAAGTTAAAATCTCTGATTATAAAAGTAGTCTGAATTCTTTCCCCGAAGACAATAGCACGTGATTAGGGCGCCACCCAAAATATGTTTGGACTGCAGTGAGTGATACATTAGAAAAGGTGAGAGTACAATAAATAGTCATGCATCCGCTCCCGCGTGATTGCTGCTGTTTACCGTCAATCTGTCCTCTAGATACTATAAAAAAAGACTAAGAGTTCCTGTATGAAGGTCACGGCGCCAATAGCTTCTACAACTTTGTTTTGCCAAAAGTATGTCAGATTAATTATTAACTTGCAGTCGCGGTGATAAGGAAACGGGTGTGCCGAGCCGACCAGTCACACGCTGGCGTGGACTTTAATCCCGCCCACTTATGTTCGCGCCACTTTGCTCGCCACATATTTTTGGCTGACCGCTATCGAAGACAAATCGCCAGTCTCCAGACTATAGTGTGtagttttttcctcatttttgttgttgttgaggatatctatacattttaaaatatatattatgatCAAATAATATTCTGGAAAAAAGGCAACAACCCTGAAATACTTTACTCTGAAAAACGTATTACTTGATTATTATGTCttgattcctattttttttccctgacatTTAACAATGCACTTCCATCCAAAAATGCAGCTTTCTAGGAGCGGAAATTGTGTCACTGCTGTGTCAAAACAGCCGCAGATTGTCCCTCTGGAAAGTACCCTCAATTGACCTCATCTTAGCCTGTCATAGTCGAATGTCAAATCCAATGAAGGTCTTCGCCGGCCACGTGGATGGTAAACAAGCCAAAAGGCACAGTATGGAGGGCTGTACAGAGTGACGTCGTTTGGGCGCGTCCGCGCTCCACCGCACCTCCGGGCGTGGGCCAATCAGCGACCAGAGCGGCTTCTCCAGAATGCAGATGGCCGCTGATATATAGCAGCTGATGCAACACCGGCTTCAGATAACACTACGAGCGTCACAGCGCGTCACGACAAGCCTCCGACAAAGCACCACAACCTCCGGGCTGCGTACATTTTCGGCAAGTACTATTTACATTTCTCCtctaatgtttttaatttgtagTTCAATTAAACAGTCAAGAATACTTCTGCTTTGAATCGCGTTTTTTTAGGAACTAGCTTGTTTCGGAACTCATGGCTAGGGTCACGAAATGTATTTCTAAATCCAGTTTATAACCATAGTACTTAATGGTGATTTTAAAACTCGAATGTCTGTTTtttaagtattgtttttttttataataattctCATTGGCGTCTCGTTGGATAACCACAAGCTAATAGGCTAAAGCTGCCTTCAGGTGATGTTGTAATAAAGGGAAATAGCAGTTGTTCAGTCGAAAATTGCAAAAGAACGTCGATTTATGACGTATTTTTATGCTTGCTTTGTTATCGAAAGTCCTCGTGATAATTTTCCAGATTTACATTCCATTGGTTATGATGGGAAAGTAGTtttcatttaatattaataCTTAGTTTATGTGcataataggtaaaaaaaaatagtaagtgGTAAAAGTCCCCTATCCTAGAGCACCTGAAGGCAGCATAGTCACCGCCAAAACCATTGCCGGCTTCACTGTCGTCGTTTTTTATAGTTACGTTTCGAATCTCGTTCATAACAACACGGAATAGTATAAAACATCCACCCGTCACGATTCTGTCGCCCACCCCGCTTATGCTTGTTATACAAGCCGATATGTTGGCACAACAAAGCGGCGCACATGGCCGGAGGGGGCATTTAGGAGCATTCTCCTCTAACGGCCTCGAACCGACTTCGTCACCCTTTCCAACTCGTCACATgtcttttatattaaaaataaaccttTGCCAGACGAGGAAAAAACATATGTTGTAGTTTTCCCAGGAAAAGCGAGTAAAAACGCCCTCTTTCGCTGATTGGCTGCTGCAGAAGGCAGGGCATTTTGGTATAAATATTTTCCAAGTGCTTCTCTTCTTTCCTTTTCGAGCTGAACAACATTACGGTgagtgttgatgttttttttttacattgacggTGTTAGACGTCCAGTGCAAAATTTGGATTGGGAAGGGTTGCCCTTCCCAATCCAAATGAACTGGACGTCTATCGTTGTCAATGGAAGTCAATGTTAGTTTGTGAAATTTTCATCTAGCCATTTCAACAGTAATGTTTTTTGGGTTTAAATGTTATGAGTAGGCGTCGGCCAAAGTTACGGTGTGGTAAATGAAAATTAGCTCATTTTAAAGTAACTATGAGTCAATATAAACAATTAGGTGTATTCTAAATGGAAAAGACTGAAATCTTGAATTTGAAGGATTGCAAATGTTTCCATAAAATAGGTATAAACACTGCCTACGTGTCCTCCCGTCTTGCCAGTTTAATTTGTTTGCGGCTGCGCCTTGTTTACCTCAGCCCCCCCACCCCTAGTTTGACAGCAGTGCACGTCACTATATTTGCATTCTTGGGAAAAAAGGGATAGTGCTCGTCAACTGAGGCTTTATTGACACAAACTATGAACGTTCCCTTCACAGGCATCAAGCATGGTGGTCTTCCGAACCCTCAGCAAGGCAGTCAAGCAGGCGGCGTTGGCGGCCAGCCCGGCCCAGGCCTGCGGCTGCCGCTCCTTGGTGGCGGCCGTCCGCGGCATCAGCTTCTCGCCTCGCCAGGTGACGTCGGACGCCAGCTTTCACTCGGTGTCCTTCTCCGAGACGGACCACCCCAAAGTGCTCATCACGGGTGAGTTCAAAGCGAGAAGATCCAGTTTGTCCAGTTTGAGTATAAAAGTAGCATTTAATGACAGAGTCGGAATGGAAATTTGTAAATGATGCTTAAGTATTGTAATTAGAGACAGCAGTTATGTAGTCACGTAAGACTTTCTGGCATGTTTCGTCTGGGAATTCCGTTTCGTGCGGCAATCCAGCGCcactttaaaatggaaaaaaaatccaatttagtgGGTGCGGCTGAATTGGAACGAAAATGAAAGTGATATGTGTAAATGAGACTGACTTTGTAAAAAGAAATGAGGTTCCTGGGATGGAGAGATGGACTAGTCTGGCACGGAGGGTCCACACAAAAGACCCTAACCCCGCCCCCTCTTAGCTAGCAAGCTACTCCATTCACCCTCCACTAACAATGGTTACTTGTGTCAATTGCAGGTGGCCTTGGACAACTCGGGGTGGGACTGGCCAAACTATTGAGGTAACCTTCTTTGCCATTTGAGTTTGTTTTTGAGCTGCTGTGTAAGCCTGGGATGTCAAACTCAGTCGGGGGAGGGGCAAATCGGTCGTGGGAGGCCGCTGTGGGTGACAACTTTTTGTTCAGCAGACAATTAGACCAGCGGGGGATGGGCcgaaacacaacaatatatacattttggttAATATACAGTCAAGAAATGTGAACATTTCCTCACTTTCTTATTTAACCTATAGCTGGGTACATAAAAAATACTGACAGGAGACCAATGTGACTCTACAAATGTCAAAATGAGAGGGTTTAATTGTACAGTATGATTAAGCAACCAAGTGGGTTAGGGTCATTTTGTTTGTGCGTCAGTAGCCTTCATGTTTGCTTAGCGAGTTGGCCAACATTGTTTGATTAGAAAGTTAGCATGTCGCTTGAGTAACCCGACCGACGTTGTGCTTTTACAGAAAACGCTTCGGGAAGAACAACGTGATTTTGTCCGACATCAGGAAACCCACCAGTAACGTTTTCCACAGCGGTAAGTGTGCACTACTTGTCATTCATCCCATTTGCATACAATTCTTCTTCTTCCGTCTTTGTCAACGTCTTCTGTGTCGCCCCCTACAGGCCCCTTCATCTACTCTgacattttggactacaagaaCCTGCGGGAGATTGTGGTGAACAACCGAATCACTTGGTTGGTCCACTACAGCGCGCTTCTGAGCGCCGTGGGCGAGGCTAACGTGGCGCTGGCCCGATCCGTCAATATCACTGGTGAGCGagcaattttaattttattttttttctttcatttgattCCCTTTTTTCTTTGGCTAACGTCTGGTTCTCTCAATCAGGTCTCCACAACATCCTGGACATCGCGGCGGAGCACGGCCTACGTCTCTTCGTCCCCAGCACCATCGGCGCCTTCGGACCCACGTCCCCGCGCGACCCCACGCCCGACCTTTGCGTGCAGAGGCCCCGCACCATCTATGGCGTCTCCAAAGTCCACGCTGAACTCATGGGAGAAGTACGTGGATGGGTGGGGGCATCATTTGCTAAAAATACTGGTAAAAAATTAGTAATGGCAACCTGGTATGAATTAGTGCAACTCACTGGCGGCCATATTTGGACAGAAAATGTGACCGAAACCTCTGATGAAATTGAAGTCAAAAATATTTCTACTCTCTCCCCACTAGTACTACCATCACCGCTACGGCTTGGACTTCCGCTGTCTCCGCTACCCGGGAATCATTTCCGCCGACTCCATGCCCGGCGGCGGCACCACCGGTGAGATTTGATGGCGACGGGTTTTTACCCAGGCCCTTTTTTTCTAACCTTTGTTCTCTCACAGACTACGCCGTCCAGATCTTCCACGACGCCATCAAGACGGGCAAGTTCGAGTGCTGCCTGCGGCCCGACACGCGGCTGCCCATGATGTACATCGACGACTGCCTGCGCGCCACGCTGGAGGTGCTGGAGGCGCCCGCCGACTCGCTGGCCATGCGCACGTACAACATCAACGCCATGAGCTTCTCGCCCGAAGAGCTGGCGCAAGAGCTGCGCAAGCACGTGCCCGAGTTGGAGGTGTCTTACAACGTGGACCCCGTCCGGCAGGCCATCGGTGAGTCGGCGCCGGGGACCATAAAAGAGATTTTGAAACTACGGTGGCCTAACCGCTTCCCATTTTGTCTCCCAGCCGACTCGTGGCCCATGAACTTCGACGACTCCAACGCCAAGCGCGACTGGGCCTGGAAGCACGACTACGACCTGCCCGAGCTGGTGCAAACCATGCTCAACTACCTGAGCGGCGAGACGCGCATGGCACGCGCCAACTAGTGCTCGGCTAAGCTAAGATAgcctttttgttcttgttgttgttgtacataGTGTATAGAATGACCAAAGAGGGATGGGGAACATGGCGCCCCCGTGTACATAGTTCGCAGTTCCCGGGCGGGCGGGATGTATTGTTTTGCCCGTCGCGGGGAAAAACCAAACCCGTTGTTTTCGCTGCATCGCCGACGATTGCCTGACTCGGGTTGCAAAATGTCGGGAAGTACTATAAACATAAACTACCAAAATATGGCTTTTAGTGTCAGTCActtcactgccaaccctcccactacAAATTGGACTTAGTGTCCATTATAGATTAGAATGTTAACTTTTAGCGTTAAAGTGGCTAACTCCTAGTGGTTAAGTTAATGTTAAAGCAGTcaacttttaacatttaaatggctAACATTTAGCATTGAAGCAGCTAACCTTTAGTGGCTTTATAACAAACTACAGGTTCTGTCTGGCTAAATAAAGGTTAATTAGTTAACTTTAATGTTAGAGCAGGTCATTTTTGGTGTTTACACAACTAATTTTTAGCATTTAAGCAGCTAAACTTTCATATAACAGCACTTAACGTTTAACATTTGTAATGCGTTGGGTTTTAACCTCCAATATTCCTGTAAAATTACCTTAAATATCCTGACTTTTGCAACCTTTCTCCTAACTGGAGTCATTCTAGGATTGTTTTCAATTCCAATGTCAGTGCCTTTGGACGCATGCtcaaattttataatgttaAAATTGAATTCAGGGGGTTTGGGGAGCAATTCTTTTCAGTATATTCCACCACATAATTTATTCTTTCTATCGGTGTCCTTTGAcagcttttcttttttagttgctgatgtatttttattttctagggATGATGTGGAAATATGAGGTTTAGTTTCGTTTTTCTAGGAAAAAAAGGGTTCTTTTTCTGCTGTTACAATTGCGTTGATAATAAACCACTTTTTCTGCAGACTtgttttactcctttttttttttaaataggcctTATTTTTCtg
Proteins encoded in this window:
- the tdh gene encoding L-threonine dehydrogenase isoform X1, whose product is MQHRLQITLRASQRVTTSLRQSTTTSGLRTFSASSMVVFRTLSKAVKQAALAASPAQACGCRSLVAAVRGISFSPRQVTSDASFHSVSFSETDHPKVLITGGLGQLGVGLAKLLRKRFGKNNVILSDIRKPTSNVFHSGPFIYSDILDYKNLREIVVNNRITWLVHYSALLSAVGEANVALARSVNITGLHNILDIAAEHGLRLFVPSTIGAFGPTSPRDPTPDLCVQRPRTIYGVSKVHAELMGEYYHHRYGLDFRCLRYPGIISADSMPGGGTTDYAVQIFHDAIKTGKFECCLRPDTRLPMMYIDDCLRATLEVLEAPADSLAMRTYNINAMSFSPEELAQELRKHVPELEVSYNVDPVRQAIADSWPMNFDDSNAKRDWAWKHDYDLPELVQTMLNYLSGETRMARAN
- the mtmr9 gene encoding myotubularin-related protein 9 codes for the protein MEFAELIKTPRVDGVVLHRPFLPKVEGTLCLTGHHLILSSRQDNTEELWLLHSNIDSIEKRFVGSIGRVIVKCKDLRVIQLDIPGMEECINIASSTEALSTLDSVSLMYPFFYRPMFEVVHDGWTCFRPQDAFKDLESMTDEWRLSEVNKDFSVCPSYPPLVAVPKTLDDDALKAAATFRHGGRFPVLSYYHKKNGMVMMRASQPLTGTNGRRCKEDEKLINATLRPGKRGYIIDTRAISVAQQAKAKGGGFESEANYPQWRRIHKAIERFGVLQESLIKLVEACNDQSHNMDRWLSKLEASNWLAHVKEILTTACLAAQCIDREGASVLVHGAEGTDSTLQITSLAQIILDPGCRTIRGFQGLVEREWLQAGHPFRQRCAQSAYSSSKPRQEAPVFLLFLDCVWQILRQFPCSFEFGEAFLVLLFEHAYASQFGTFLGNGAAERAKLSVSEKTVSLWSWVNRPEEVERLTNPLYEANGLVIWPSVAPQSLLLWEGVFLRWNRSSKCLDEAYEEMVHVIEYNKELQNRVNLLRRQLAQLETQDPLLQTP
- the tdh gene encoding L-threonine dehydrogenase isoform X2, whose translation is MVVFRTLSKAVKQAALAASPAQACGCRSLVAAVRGISFSPRQVTSDASFHSVSFSETDHPKVLITGGLGQLGVGLAKLLRKRFGKNNVILSDIRKPTSNVFHSGPFIYSDILDYKNLREIVVNNRITWLVHYSALLSAVGEANVALARSVNITGLHNILDIAAEHGLRLFVPSTIGAFGPTSPRDPTPDLCVQRPRTIYGVSKVHAELMGEYYHHRYGLDFRCLRYPGIISADSMPGGGTTDYAVQIFHDAIKTGKFECCLRPDTRLPMMYIDDCLRATLEVLEAPADSLAMRTYNINAMSFSPEELAQELRKHVPELEVSYNVDPVRQAIADSWPMNFDDSNAKRDWAWKHDYDLPELVQTMLNYLSGETRMARAN